Proteins encoded together in one Astyanax mexicanus isolate ESR-SI-001 chromosome 10, AstMex3_surface, whole genome shotgun sequence window:
- the LOC111195864 gene encoding glutamic acid-rich protein isoform X2, whose translation MSKQDNKQNLQGIVPNDSQPLYAPFTWPSEAEPQQSNISKQSKTFQSIHQALNSPVPLPADPRYDPYPVVQQEQPSSGHFPQYLKPWAGGVQSAPAGAPWMGVPVNPLVWKILRMSEAGAEELMYGEQSDREKWRKDSNSELQKHQDQRRRRKEKGSDRSSELDTKSACLSDGHGDSIESSALSTVRNQRRRESQTHRLSSEEKGGVSMGSSSRSDHHPDTSNEKNEISKSSTVTTASNTQVKSTAGVGSSSECVNQSSEDAKVVRSSVMEKMTKQRRRETEIDRSSSEEKGGVSGRSSSRSNHHCNTSNDKNKISQSSTVTTSRASNTQVKSTAGVGSTKHLDKEREQEDNCKEDRITDSPTAVEKKNKKKQKTKKRIKKNEDDLEEEKHLTDQEERVSEDGEQRREEKKEEEDDVGDEEQNEEVKSERLCNKRRKGGEKSEGASLVEMEVEEEEDDDEKDKGEDEEDENGGDKEEEDDDVDDGDGELIEKSEGEEDDDQEDGEDDDGDDGDEDGPEEISVKVKAPRSRQIKRGDESDERGNDSEDAASDSKVNINDSLKDLYKDEETEDEELYDQEIEDDIEDGDDDDDDDDEDDDVVVEKAYPWSRGPAYNHTKYQDDEDEDDVEGLLAPQINIEEHDSDEEKETLNSKDSQSNSEEDRSHRKPVSAPVKDKPKDEPADSDDEFDHFYD comes from the exons ATGTCCAAACAAGATAACAAGCAGAACCTTCAAGGGATCGTCCCAAACGACTCCCAGCCTCTCTACGCACCCTTCACATGGCCTTCAGAGGCCGAACCCCAGCAGAGCAACATCTCAAAGCAGAGCAAAACCTTCCAGAGCATTCACCAAGCTTTAAATTCACCTGTACCTTTACCTGCTGACCCACGGTATGATCCATACCCTGTAGTCCAGCAGGAACAGCCTTCCAGTGGCCATTTCCCACAGTATCTAAAACCCTGGGCAGGAGGGGTTCAGTCTGCCCCTGCTGGAGCTCCATGGATGGGTGTTCCTGTAAACCCGCTGGTGTGGAAGATACTGAGGATGTCTGAAGCTGGTGCTGAGGAGCTGATGTATGGTGAGCAGTCAGACagagaaaaatggagaaaagaCTCAAACTCTGAGCTTCAGAAACATCAGGACCAGAGGAGAAGGAGGAAGGAGAAAGGCAGCGACCGCTCCTCTGAACTCGACACAAAATCAG CTTGTCTTTCAGATGGCCATGGAGACAGCATTGAAAGtagtgcactgtccactgtgagaaATCAAAGGAGAAGAGAAAGTCAGACACACCGTTTATCATCAGAAGAGAAAGGTGGTGTCTCTATGGGGTCCTCGTCCAGGTCAGACCACCACCCTGATACCAGCAATGAGAAAAACGAGATCAGTAAGAGCTCAACTGTGACGACAGCATCCAATACTCAGGTGAAGAGCACAGCTGGAGTAGGGTCCAGCAGTGAATGTGTTAATCAGTCCTCAGAAGATGCAAAAGTCGTACGTTCTTCTGTAATGGAGAAAATGACTAAGCAAAGAAGACGAGAAACAGAGATAGACCGATCATCTTCAGAAGAGAAAGGTGGTGTCTCAGGGAGGTCCTCATCCAGGTCAAATCACCACTGTAACACCAGCAATGACAAAAACAAGATCAGTCAGAGCTCAACTGTAACGACATCCAGAGCATCCAATACTCAGGTGAAGAGCACAGCTGGAGTAGGGTCCACTAAACATCTGGATAAAGAGAGGGAACAGGAGGATAACTGTAAGGAGGACAGGATTACAGACAGTCCCACTGCAGtggagaagaagaacaagaagaagcagaagacaAAGAAGAGAATAAAGAAGAATGAAGATGATTTAGAGGAGGAGAAGCATCTCACAGATCAGGAAGAACGAGTGAGTGAAGATGgggagcagagaagagaagaaaagaaagaggaggaggatgatgtgGGTGATGAAGAACAGAATGAAGAGGTAAAGAGTGAGAGATTATGTAATAAGAGGAGAAAAGGTGGAGAAAAGTCTGAAGGAGCATCTCTTGTAGagatggaggtggaggaggaagaggatgatgatgagaAGGATAAAGgtgaagatgaagaagatgagAATGGAGGAGATAaagaagaggaggatgatgatgttgatgatggaGATGGAGAACTAATAGAAaaaagtgaaggagaggaagatgaTGATCAGGAGGATGGAgaagatgatgatggtgatgatggagaTGAAGATGGACCAGAGGAGATAAGTGTAAAGGTTAAAGCACCAAGAAGTAGACAGATCAAAAGAGGTGATGAGTCAGATGAAAGAGGAAATGACAGTGAAGATGCTGCATCAGATTCAAAAGTGAACATCAATGACAG TCTTAAAGATTTGTATAAAGACGAGGAGACAGAAGATGAAGAGCTGTACGATCAAGAGATAGAAGATGATATTgaggatggtgatgatgatgatgatgatgatgatgaggatgatgatgtggTGGTTGAGAAAGCGTACCCGTGGTCACGTGGTCCAGCCTACAATCACACTAAATATCAGGacgatgaggatgaagatgatgtTGAAGGTCTTCTCGCTCCACAAATCAACATTGAGGAACATGA TTCTGATGAAGAAAAGGAAACACTCAATTCAAAAG ATTCGCAGAGTAATTCAGAAGAGGACCGTTCACACAGGAAACCAGTTTCAGCTCCAGTTAAGGACAAGCCTAAGGATGAGCCAGCGGATTCTGATGATGAGTTTGACCATTTTTATGATTAG
- the foxa gene encoding forkhead box A sequence, translating to MMGVKQERAEDWPSFYQQQVYCGTESVRLSTGPYSPPEHHYQIFGPQRDPVTGGDPSRLDVHSGTSSVLSQHPQQRCPEQDHSAPEFPDLKSVYRRTFSHSKPPYSYISLIYMAIQQSPTKKLTLNEIYDWIRQLFPYYRQNQQRWQNSIRHSLSFNDCFIRVPRSPESPGKGSFWTLHPDSGNMFENGCYMRRQKRFRCAGDTSPSGTKTSSKKVEGEAVKEEGKKQKKPGVKSPIASSINPSSISSSIASSIPSPMTSTIASPTPAQLPSPAAAQQPQPQPPPAMNCPPMDCPPMPKSPSSSSPLQQPSIHTLTPYPPPITDPSTTHLPTIPFPTMTTASSRPMEASSHGEPYLHQPLTMQPLMDFQCYEPHMNPMSYPVYYPSSNSNIHHYNPYLTSREEPSYSGDSMYYSGLSMCSVPVLSSS from the exons ATGATGGGGGTGAAGCAGGAGAGAGCAGAGGACTGGCCTTCATTCTACCAGCAGCAG GTTTACTGCGGAACAGAAAGCGTCCGATTAAGCACCGGACCCTACTCCCCTCCAGAGCATCACTACCAAATCTTCGGACCACAGAGAGACCCCGTGACAGGAGGCGACCCTTCGAGACTTGATGTACATTCAGGTACATCCAGTGTCCTGTCTCAACATCCTCAACAGAGATGTCCAGAGCAAGACCACAGCGCTCCAGAGTTTCCCGATCTGAAATCTGTGTACCGACGAACCTTCAGCCACTCAAAACCTCCGTACTCCTACATCTCGCTGATTTACATGGCCATCCAGCAGTCGCCCACCAAGAAGCTCACCCTGAACGAGATCTACGACTGGATCCGCCAGCTCTTCCCCTACTACCGGCAGAACCAGCAGCGGTGGCAGAACTCCATCCGCCACTCGCTGTCCTTCAACGACTGCTTTATTCGAGTTCCTAGATCGCCGGAGTCTCCAGGGAAAGGTTCCTTCTGGACCCTCCATCCGGATTCAGGGAACATGTTCGAGAACGGATGCTACATGCGTCGGCAGAAGCGATTCCGTTGCGCAGGAGATACGTCGCCATCTGGAACCAAGACTTCGTCCAAGAAGGTTGAAGGGGAGGCGGTGAAGGAGGAGGGCAAGAAACAGAAGAAGCCAGGAGTTAAGTCGCCTATCGCTTCGTCAATCAATCCATCTTCCATCTCTTCGTCCATTGCTTCGTCCATCCCTTCACCAATGACCTCAACCATCGCCTCTCCAACACCGGCGCAGCTTCCCAGCCCAGCAGCTGCCCAACAACCTCAACCACAACCACCACCAGCGATGAACTGCCCTCCAATGGACTGCCCCCCAATGCCAAAGTCACCCTCCAGCTCCTCGCCTCTACAGCAGCCTTCCATCCACACACTGACCCCCTACCCACCTCCAATTACAGACCCCTCAACCACACATCTGCCCACCATCCCATTCCCCACCATGACCACTGCCAGCTCCCGTCCAATGGAAGCCTCCAGCCATGGAGAGCCCTACCTTCACCAACCACTAACCATGCAACCACTCATGGACTTCCAGTGCTACGAACCTCATATGAACCCTATGAGTTACCCAGTTTACTACCCGTCCTCAAACTCCAACATCCACCACTACAACCCGTACCTCACCAGCAGGGAGGAACCCTCGTACTCAGGAGACTCAATGTACTACTCTGGACTCAGTATGTGTTCTGTTCCGGTTCTAAGTTCCTCCTGA